The following are from one region of the Rhodopirellula sp. P2 genome:
- a CDS encoding SGNH/GDSL hydrolase family protein, with translation MSRRRSATPNPPNRKQLPRFGASITACVLLISLFSKPIFADESNIDLLANSRIAVVGDSITQAGHYVSFLSYQLQTQSPNQTFDVYPLGLSSETVSGLSEQGHAGGKFPRPCLFERFDRLLTKVQPDVLIACYGMNDGIYQPLEESRFAAFQNGIRNMIDQAQQAGVKKIYLVTPPIYDDEPAGDSFHYDTVLNAYARWETELEIPGVKVIDLHTAMREARKERDQPFSKDKVHPNEEGHWLMAQTIASGLGVSETTKTLAEVKADPVFASIDAIRNLRWKAWMNHIGYTREKTYPPQPLGDTEALAAKQQDMLLKLLQQ, from the coding sequence ATGTCCCGTCGCAGGTCAGCCACCCCCAACCCGCCCAACCGCAAACAACTCCCCCGGTTCGGTGCCTCGATCACGGCTTGCGTGCTTCTGATCAGCCTTTTCTCCAAGCCAATCTTTGCCGACGAATCGAACATTGATTTGCTGGCAAATTCCCGCATCGCGGTTGTCGGTGACAGCATCACGCAAGCCGGACACTACGTCTCGTTTTTGTCGTATCAGTTGCAGACGCAGTCCCCCAACCAAACCTTCGACGTCTATCCCCTGGGATTGTCCAGTGAAACCGTTTCCGGCCTGAGCGAACAAGGGCACGCCGGAGGCAAATTCCCGCGTCCTTGTCTCTTCGAGCGATTCGACCGTTTGCTGACGAAGGTCCAACCAGATGTCCTGATCGCTTGCTACGGAATGAACGATGGGATCTACCAACCGCTGGAAGAAAGCCGTTTCGCAGCGTTCCAAAACGGAATCCGGAACATGATCGATCAAGCCCAGCAGGCAGGCGTGAAGAAGATCTATTTGGTCACACCACCGATCTACGACGACGAGCCTGCCGGCGACTCTTTCCACTACGACACCGTGCTCAACGCCTACGCACGTTGGGAAACGGAATTGGAAATCCCCGGTGTCAAAGTCATCGACTTGCACACCGCAATGCGTGAAGCCAGGAAAGAACGCGACCAACCGTTCTCAAAAGACAAAGTGCACCCGAACGAGGAGGGCCATTGGCTGATGGCACAAACCATCGCTTCGGGATTGGGTGTCAGCGAGACAACCAAGACGCTGGCGGAAGTGAAAGCGGATCCCGTGTTCGCGTCGATCGATGCGATCCGCAACCTACGCTGGAAAGCCTGGATGAACCACATCGGCTACACGCGAGAAAAGACCTACCCGCCACAACCGCTCGGTGACACCGAAGCACTGGCTGCGAAGCAGCAAGACATGCTTCTCAAGCTTCTCCAGCAGTGA
- a CDS encoding sugar phosphate isomerase/epimerase family protein, whose product MPQLAAFPKAYMTALCKDGSMKLAEWFALASTLDVQGLEFYAGFLELEAPSNWPGLRQQVEDLGMVIPMLCCSPDFTHPDQAFRDAQIQQQMRWIEMTDTLGGSYCRVLSGQRRPELSTEEGVRLAADSITQCLPYAADRGITLILENHYKDDFWEYPEFAQSMGVFCDLVNAIDHPNFGVNYDPSNAFLAGDDPLELLRRVSHRVVTMHASDRFLIEGTLEDLRAEEGGSVGYAQRLRHGEIGKGLNDYDAIFRELKSKGFDSWISIEDGVDGIDQLRRSADFLRGKIAEHWN is encoded by the coding sequence ATGCCCCAACTGGCCGCGTTTCCCAAAGCCTACATGACCGCGTTGTGCAAAGACGGCTCGATGAAGCTGGCCGAGTGGTTTGCACTGGCCTCCACCCTCGACGTGCAAGGACTGGAGTTCTACGCCGGCTTCCTCGAACTGGAAGCCCCAAGCAACTGGCCCGGGCTTCGCCAACAAGTCGAAGACCTTGGGATGGTCATCCCCATGCTGTGCTGCTCGCCCGATTTCACCCACCCTGACCAAGCCTTCCGCGACGCTCAGATCCAACAGCAAATGCGTTGGATTGAGATGACCGACACGCTTGGTGGCAGCTACTGCCGGGTGCTCAGCGGACAACGACGTCCCGAATTGAGCACCGAGGAAGGCGTTCGCCTGGCCGCCGACAGCATCACTCAGTGCCTTCCCTATGCCGCCGATCGAGGCATCACGTTGATTCTCGAAAACCACTACAAGGATGACTTCTGGGAGTACCCCGAGTTTGCCCAATCCATGGGCGTTTTCTGTGACCTGGTGAATGCCATCGATCATCCGAACTTCGGCGTCAACTATGACCCCAGCAATGCCTTTCTAGCGGGGGACGATCCCCTGGAATTGCTTCGCCGCGTGTCGCACCGCGTCGTCACCATGCACGCCAGCGATCGTTTCCTGATCGAAGGCACCCTCGAGGACCTGCGGGCTGAAGAAGGCGGATCGGTCGGCTACGCTCAACGACTTCGGCATGGCGAAATCGGCAAGGGCCTGAACGACTATGATGCCATCTTCCGCGAACTAAAATCCAAAGGGTTTGATTCCTGGATCAGCATCGAAGACGGAGTCGATGGCATCGACCAACTTCGCCGCAGCGCCGATTTCCTACGCGGCAAAATTGCCGAACACTGGAATTGA
- a CDS encoding zinc-binding dehydrogenase: MQSAAVVNYAPEPNSVEIREVDRPEIGSQDVLLEVSHVGVCGSDLHQWTAHHSWPVNYPVVLGHEFGGHIVEIGNDVEGWKEGDRVVSETAAIIDSNNPMSRRGLYNLDPTRKGFGYGVDGAMTRHVRVPSRILHEVPDSLAFEHACLTEPCCVAYNAVVRNARIEPGDRVIVMGPGTIGILCAAMARLCGAEVALVGLESDRHRLNIAEENYGCQGIVGDPTEWANQRDGLGCDGVIDAAGSSATLEIAMQVVRPAGWISKVGWGPQPLGYNLDPLVQKNVTLQGSFSHNWPIWERVLALLTSGQLNVAPIIGGIWPIDQWQTAFDKMHRGEVVKAVLQPI; encoded by the coding sequence ATGCAATCCGCCGCGGTAGTGAACTACGCTCCCGAACCGAACTCCGTTGAAATTCGCGAAGTCGATCGCCCGGAGATCGGCTCACAAGATGTCTTGCTGGAAGTCTCCCACGTGGGCGTCTGCGGCAGCGATCTCCATCAGTGGACCGCCCATCATTCTTGGCCCGTGAACTACCCCGTCGTTTTGGGCCACGAATTTGGCGGCCACATCGTGGAGATCGGAAACGACGTGGAGGGTTGGAAAGAGGGAGACCGCGTGGTCAGCGAAACCGCCGCGATCATCGATTCCAACAATCCGATGTCACGGCGAGGCCTCTACAACCTGGACCCCACACGCAAAGGGTTTGGGTATGGAGTGGACGGCGCAATGACCCGCCACGTTCGCGTTCCGTCGCGAATTCTTCATGAAGTCCCCGACTCACTTGCATTCGAACACGCGTGCCTGACCGAACCCTGCTGCGTCGCTTACAACGCCGTCGTTCGTAATGCACGCATTGAACCGGGTGATCGAGTGATCGTGATGGGGCCGGGGACAATCGGCATCTTGTGCGCCGCCATGGCTCGCCTTTGCGGTGCCGAGGTGGCTTTGGTGGGACTGGAGTCCGATCGTCATCGTTTGAACATCGCGGAAGAAAACTACGGCTGCCAAGGCATCGTCGGTGATCCAACCGAATGGGCCAACCAACGCGACGGGCTGGGATGCGACGGCGTGATCGATGCGGCCGGATCCAGTGCCACGCTTGAAATTGCCATGCAAGTTGTCCGTCCTGCGGGATGGATCAGCAAAGTCGGTTGGGGTCCCCAACCGCTTGGCTATAACTTGGATCCACTGGTGCAAAAAAACGTGACTCTGCAAGGAAGCTTCAGCCACAACTGGCCGATCTGGGAACGCGTGCTGGCATTGCTCACCAGCGGACAACTGAACGTTGCCCCGATCATCGGCGGGATCTGGCCAATCGACCAATGGCAAACCGCCTTTGACAAAATGCACCGTGGCGAAGTCGTCAAAGCCGTCCTCCAACCCATCTGA
- a CDS encoding orotidine 5'-phosphate decarboxylase / HUMPS family protein: MRPIVQISLDLTNIDEALETAELAMRAGVDWLEAGTPLILAEGLHGVRELRAAFPKTPIVADLKTMDGGYLEAEMMANAGATHVVVMARAHEETIRCVVKAGADFGCQVMGDNMVSEDMVAGAKRLEDLGCGFVIHHIGYDERRGIAARGDRMPSPLDQLREVVQAVKVPVQAVGGLSIEQAIECPKYGAPLVVLGAPLTIDADAFRTADGDLEASLRMICDAVHAQDVA; this comes from the coding sequence ATGCGTCCGATCGTCCAGATTTCGTTGGACCTGACCAACATTGATGAAGCCCTTGAAACCGCCGAATTGGCGATGCGAGCGGGGGTGGATTGGCTGGAAGCAGGCACCCCGCTGATCTTGGCCGAAGGCTTGCACGGCGTCCGAGAACTTCGTGCTGCGTTCCCCAAGACGCCGATTGTTGCCGACCTCAAAACCATGGACGGCGGGTACTTGGAAGCCGAGATGATGGCCAATGCCGGCGCGACCCACGTTGTTGTCATGGCCCGAGCTCACGAAGAAACCATCCGCTGCGTCGTCAAAGCGGGAGCCGACTTTGGTTGCCAAGTCATGGGCGACAACATGGTCAGCGAAGACATGGTCGCCGGTGCCAAACGACTGGAAGATCTGGGGTGCGGTTTCGTCATCCACCACATCGGGTACGACGAACGCCGAGGCATCGCGGCTCGTGGCGATCGAATGCCGAGTCCGCTGGATCAATTGCGTGAAGTCGTGCAAGCGGTGAAGGTTCCCGTTCAAGCGGTTGGAGGTTTGTCGATCGAACAAGCCATCGAGTGTCCCAAGTACGGTGCCCCTTTGGTGGTCCTGGGCGCGCCACTGACCATCGATGCCGATGCGTTTCGCACCGCCGATGGTGACCTGGAAGCGTCGCTGCGAATGATCTGCGATGCCGTGCACGCTCAAGACGTCGCCTAA
- a CDS encoding pectate lyase family protein: MNDHPSNPRLAGLLSLFFAAFVWTSLASAEESDAPIGWASVSGRGVETTTGGRNGDVVTARTAEELAEYASRPEPLTILIEGAITGDGQIKIASNKTLLGLGASTSLKNIELNMSGVSNIIIRNLHISDARDAIALRRTHHAWIDHCNLSECGDGLLDITNQSDFVTVSWTRFSKHHKTMLINSGTSQPEDSGYLNTTIHHCWFDGSDTRNPRVGYGKVHVFNCLYSKNDYGIGLHSQCLVLAQRNHFDQVKHPIKQMYRPDPTDIHHGFCESVGNIFQNCRGAQDDEGKSFPAKEFYEYESKMDDVARVPEIVQSNAGPQEHIGRTASRQ, encoded by the coding sequence ATGAATGATCATCCGTCCAATCCGCGACTTGCCGGACTTCTATCGCTTTTCTTCGCCGCCTTCGTGTGGACGTCGCTCGCGTCCGCCGAGGAAAGCGACGCTCCTATCGGATGGGCCTCGGTCAGTGGCCGTGGAGTCGAAACGACCACTGGTGGGAGAAACGGTGATGTCGTGACAGCCCGCACCGCAGAGGAGTTGGCCGAGTACGCGTCCCGCCCCGAACCACTGACAATTTTGATCGAAGGAGCGATCACCGGAGACGGTCAAATCAAGATCGCGTCCAACAAAACACTGCTTGGTTTGGGAGCATCCACATCGCTCAAAAACATCGAACTGAACATGAGCGGTGTTTCGAACATCATCATTCGCAACCTCCACATCTCGGACGCTCGCGATGCGATCGCGCTGCGTCGAACCCACCATGCGTGGATCGATCACTGTAACCTCTCGGAATGCGGCGACGGCTTGCTCGACATCACCAACCAATCCGACTTCGTGACCGTTTCCTGGACTCGATTCTCAAAGCATCACAAGACGATGCTGATCAACAGCGGCACCAGCCAACCGGAAGATTCAGGTTACCTCAACACCACCATCCATCATTGCTGGTTCGATGGTTCCGACACCCGCAACCCTCGGGTGGGTTACGGCAAGGTTCACGTGTTCAACTGCCTTTACTCAAAAAATGATTACGGAATCGGATTGCACTCACAGTGCTTGGTACTCGCCCAACGCAATCACTTTGATCAAGTGAAGCATCCGATCAAACAGATGTATCGCCCCGATCCAACGGACATTCACCATGGTTTCTGCGAGTCGGTGGGGAACATCTTCCAGAACTGCAGGGGAGCACAGGACGACGAGGGAAAGAGCTTTCCCGCGAAAGAATTTTACGAATACGAATCCAAGATGGATGACGTGGCCCGTGTACCGGAGATTGTCCAATCCAACGCGGGCCCCCAAGAACACATCGGGAGAACAGCGTCGCGACAGTGA